Genomic DNA from Corylus avellana chromosome ca4, CavTom2PMs-1.0:
GGAAGCGATGGAGACAATCCTACAATTCACTGGTATTTCTTGAGTTCTTACTAACCCATGGTCCTGAAGATTTTGCTGCAGAATTTCAGTGTGATACTTTTGTTATTCAGGAGCTTGGAACATTTAACCACACAGATGAAAAGGGGTAATTAATTCTCAAAAAAATCTCTGCTAAAATGCGAAAAGATCACAATATATCATGATCATatgcttttttgctttttatatttataaatccaGTTTCCTTGTGATTAATATGTTAGGTTCAACTGGGGTGtcagaatgaaaaagaaatcaGACGAAATACTTAAGCTCTTGGGAGGAGGGGAGAAACTCAAAGAAGCTCGTTTAAAAGCTCTCAAAGTAACAAGAGAAATCCAAGGATTTGGAGGGTCAATGACTTCATCTCCGAATTCATCATCCTCTGAAGCATCAACCTTTTCATCATTTCTCTCATGTTCCACCACAACTACTCCCACCTGGAATGATATAAATGAGCTAAACAAATTTCAACTGCCCTTTCTTGAGAAAGAATCTCCGGAAAGTACTAATTTCTCAGCTAAAAACAAGAATGTTGAAGGATCACACCTCTGGGATTGTCCTGAAATCCAAGAAACAGGCTCTTTACTTGATCCTGAAGATGTAGGTGGTGGAAAAACAGATGGTGTTATCAGTGGAATTTGCTCAAAGCTTGTTGGCATTAGTCCTTCAAAAGGTTATAATAATGGCGAGAAAGTTGGATTTAGGAGTGTTTCTGATGCTGGGAGGACGATGAAGAAAAAGTATGATCGCCAGCATTCACTTTGGTATTGATAGAATCATgtcaataaatataaataataacttTTTGGTTTGGATTTAACGGTGCACATAAGTGACACCATATGTTTCCAAGTGATAGCTCAATTAACTGTAGATTATGCATTGAGAAGCAAAGCTCACTAGTCCAAATCATTTCCCTTTATGCGGacatgcccaaaaaaaaaaaaaaaaaaaaaaaaagtggcactATATATAAGACAAAGCTTTGTTGTTAAATGTTTTTTCGttctcttttttattcaaaacaaaaacattaacaaatactTAGTGCTACATAtgctttctgtttttttatcaATGCCCATCTTATTGCTGTTAATTAACATCACCAATGCCATGTGAGATAGGCTTGCAATCTTTAGCTCACAACTGCCAAGAAacttcttcatttcaaataaaatagataatatatatttcatggttaggatttaaagTTAATGCTTTTAACGGTATACAtgatttcacattatttaaattttttaaaagacatgtAAACATTAACTTCAGATACACCAATTTTAAATTCTGACTTTAAAATGTAGAGAATCTTATTTCAATTGGTAATTCATGGGGGCTAGTACGCATGCTATAGGATCAACTCAGGAGTATGCCCTTCTTTCACCGCACGTGTCATTATGCATGCTTAATTTGATGCGTGTGTATATAAACTTGAAGAGAAATGATCTTCCCCCATCTCCTAACATTTTTCCATTCATCTCTATTTAAAATTGACTCATGTGGGTTCTACGTATcgaatgataaattttttttaaaaaaatatgggtgAAAATAGATAGAAGAATACTAAGAGAGGAAACAGATCTTCTCCTGTTCAAATGAATTGTTGATGAACCAAGCCATGTAAATAAGGgggtataattgtaattttatatatttttggacaatTCTACCCTTCCTTTTACATGAACGGGAAACTGGAAAGGATCCAAATAGAGATGGATAGAAggataacatttctcaaaatgttCAAACAAAGCCACCCGCATCAAAAGCATGAAAAGTCACCAAAAGAGATCATTTATATCAAGCTGTCATTAAGCTTGTttgggcaaaaacaaaaataaatgtaagTCAATGTCTTaaacattaaattatatatgaagGGTAATTAAAAGCAAGGTTGCTCATGCATACACCCTAATTCTGTAGTTGAgctccttcaaaaaaaaaaaaaaaattctgcagTTGAGCTGTCAAGATAGTGTATATGGGTGACCAAATTAATTACTCCTCTACCAAAAGTACCAACTCAACCCAACTACTGCCTGATTAAATATTGTCATTCTCTGTCCCTTTctttattttgctattttatgaaaaaaaaaaaaaaatactacataCTATACTCTATTACACTCCATCTCACAGTGTCCATCAGCCATTAAATTAACTATTATTATGTACAAAAGAACTGTAACATCagtccaataaaataaaattaagaagaacGTGTAATATTTAACATTAGTCCTCTATGCAAGATTCATCTCTTTGAGAAGAAGTGGGTTCTTCGTCATTGTCATTTTCGCTTGAGTGATGacaatgggttttttttttttttttttttttttggttatttatttacaatgaataacatatattatttgatcATCTTTGGATGCTCAAGGTTTACCTAATCATGCTTTGAGCCGGACAACAATGTTGTAGGACAATTTTTTTGAGGTAATTGTAGGACAACTTTGATAGAATTGCTTTGGAACTTTATGGATACCattagttataaaaataaattataggaaTTTTCTTATTAAGGACCAGAAGTttagaaaggagaaaaaaaaaggtaaacaaACGTGAGCAGCAGGATTCGAACCTGCGCGGGCAGAGCCCACATGATTTCTAGTCATGCCCGATAACCACTCCGGCATGCTCACCAGGTGACTATTTACCTTCTTAAGTTCTATTTTCATAGATTAGCGAGCCACATTATTGACATTTGATGAAAGCTGATTATGCTTTTTAAGTTTAGGAATTGTAGCATGCcataaaaaataagtttatgGGTGATTAGTGCCATGCATGTGTTGCTATTGGAGTGTGCTTTTTGGCCCAAAGCTTTAAGaattaaaaacgaaaaacaatttgtttttgcTTTGACCACCACGAGTTACCATTTACTGAACTCATGCTTCACTCAATTCTAGTGTGAAGAAAGACTTGAAGAAAGCATTAATTCTCTTCACAGCAGGCCCacttgctttcttttttcttcacaattcgttagttttcttttctaatttcttgACTTTTCAATTTGACATATTCAACTGACTCATATACATTAAATGGTATgattattatataaaatatttgtagcaTGCTGCATGCATCTCTCAAGTGTGTGTTAGAAAAATTATGGGATAAAAGAGGTAATAATATGAAGGCAAAATAGAATTTGGATTTCAATGCTCTATTGCAACGATGATATATATCTTTACAGTGTATTTTGTCTACTTTCCAAGTGCTAAGGAATTTGACAAATTAGACCTTATCAAGATACAATGAAGCTCAAATGTTATTATACGAGaatactttatttatagagTAATAAGAACACAATCTTACGaagaaaagaatacaaaaaaatatatatgtcgAAGAATAGAAAGAAGCTATGAGATTATGTGTCTTTGCATAGActaaatgatcatatttttatcGATTTTGGACACGTTTAACGATCCAAATTCATTTGATCCAATGGTCACAAATAGTTAACGTtcagattttgtttaaaaaagtaaaaaatgaaagagatatagtatatatataattagcgTACGTAATTaactacaagaaaaataaatattcatGGTGTTTGCATGGCACGTGACAAGTGTAACATCACGAAGCTATATCCTCATTCACAAGACACGTAACGAATAACGATaacaaaagtccaaaaaaaaaaaaaaaaaaaaaagaaaaagaaaaagaaaaaggtgtgttatttatttatttatttttatttttaaccacAAAAAGAATATGaaggaaatgacaaaaatggaGGTGTACGTGGCTTAATATTGGTGTAGGGAATAGAAACTGGCCCATGTCTTGAGGTTGGAGAACACAGTCGACCTGTTGCATCTTAttatataaatacataaaattgtAAACCTCTCTCTCTGCTGATAATACTGTGTAATTGATTAGATTAGCATATGGTGGGTTCCATTCAAAGACGTTACAAAGAGGAGAggaatcaatatatatatacatatatgataCTTTTGGAGGCTAGGCCACTGCTAATGATGCTCATCgagatttttaaaatatatgaggTCCACTAATTAATTAGTCTCCATCCATTAGTGGGTCTTGGGTGGCAAAATATTTCTTCTCTTCTGATCGAGTGGGTAAAAGTCAAGAAATTCATCCTTGTTTTATTGTTGAAACTATTCTCATTGGGTGACGATTGCCATCGTAGGGTACACTATCTTGATATTTTACTTTAAAGTGTGcatccaacattttttttttctttcaagcaAGCAGCTTAGGTTCAAGATGACATTCCTTATGAatgttgaaataatatttttgttaactaaaaaatgcatgttataaGTAAGAATCACTATttgctattatatataaaatatgtttaataaattgtaaattattatattGTGGAAGAAAATGGTCCGATCGATGGGTATGTTCAATTTCTTTGAAAGATACAAGATAATAAGAGGTGGAGTAACTTCATTCCATCAAATACACAAAATTGAAGGCAGAAGAGTGAAAGCTATTATATGCGGATAAAAAGAACAAGTTTAtagtgttaaattatcagttatcccaaaagcttaataagctgataggaagatgtaaatttaatcacttaatcattactttaacactcccttcatgtgtgagctcaaactcatttttaatagatgaggctcaacacgtgaaatatttaatttaaataaagggagaattgacgaagtcaaggttcgatcccaagacttttggctctgatagcatgttaaattaccaattattctaaaagcttaaactgataggaagcGGTAAATTTAAAACAAGGCAAAATATCATctgcaaaatagaaaaaaaaaaataataatcccTAGAAAGAGGCCCGTTGGAGAGCTTTCAATGGTTAAGTCAttattttactcttaaaaaaaacacccaaataAAGAGAATAGAGAAGATAGAATATGTGTAAATGGGCATGTGTGCCCCTCTTAATATGAAAGACTCTTTGTTCATCACATTTGTTAATTAGATCAGCCGCTTCCAATTCAGTgttcaaaatcatttttaatcggtttctcattctttcttccaaatggataaataataaaaaaatattcccATTATAACCCTTTTTCCATAtcattggaaaaataaaatggtgtgttatttttttttattggatctGGTTTTTTCTTGTTGATTACTTGGCTATTTTTCATATAAAGGTTGCGTGAATGTGTcttattgtaattatttatattcattccaagctatatatatatatatatccaactaGGCAATGGTGCATATTATTATAAACAATAATTATAGTGCCAGCTTTTATACTGTTGAAGGCTTTGAAGAGAGACATTGATGCCCATATGAAGTTTGGTTGTAATGGTAGCAAGCTCcaatttttcaattattatttctatttgaTTTATTATCTGTTCCCTTGGCCTTGTGGTTGTTGAGAAATATAAACAaactaatttcttttttaatttttatattttcaatgtgcattttttttcagctaattgataattatttgaaaattggaGCTGGTATTGCCGTATTGGATAAAACGGtctatattttgtttgtgaaaggaaaagaaacgaGGCAAAAGCTATTTGACTAATTTGCAAGCGCAAATTCGTTGACGGGGACCACGGGCCACCTATTCTCTTGACGTCTACTCGAAGGGAATCCCAGACGTCCCAGTGGAGCACAGAAAGGGACGTTACAAGGGCATGCCGGTCATTTTCGATTGTACCGTTGTACACTAAACGCATAATAACATAAATTAAGGACAAAGAGGGAAGGACGAGAAATCTTCGTTACTTTGACCATCGTCTATATCTCAGCGGagagcatttatttattttttgaaatgacGGAGAGCATTTATTTATTGCAAATAGTGTCGTAAATAAACCAGTTTGACATCTTGTCTGATATTTGTTCGAGCTCGATATTGTATAGACTCGCTTGTAGGGATGGAGTTAGGAAATTTTATGAGAGGAGgctagtcaattttttttttttttttttttcagttctttagaattttttttattaaaaaaaaatatattttggttgttttttatgaaataaggaCCACCGTAAGAGGATaaaaaagtgagcatttgaaagtaaagagcaaaaagtggacatttgaaagtaaggacaaaaaataaaaaaactttttttatttttttacttctatttttatttttttccttatttttgggggaccatggcctaccccAATCCCCCCCTCCCTTCGTCTCTGCCCGCTTGTTATTGTAAAAACTCACTTGATTAGTAAATAATACATACTCGACTTACTCGAGAAAATTCGATAGGAGTTCGTaagctcagctcgtttaaaGTTCGATTGGCTCATTTGCCCAACTTGTTAgatcgtttatatatatatatatatatatatatatatatatatacacacaaatatatatgaacatattactaaaaattagttatctaaatttaagtatgcatattagtaattaagtaatatatgttatttaggttacttaatatttatgtgTCTGTAGTAGTTACAATACTATctagttagttcataaactATCATATGATctagttacttaatatttaatagCCTAGCTTGAGTTAAGCCTAGCTCGAATAACATTCTCAACAGACCAGAGCTTTCGACGAACCAGTCTTGAATACATATTTCATAGCTCAACTCGAATAATCATCTTCGTAAATGAACCAGTCTTAAAATCTTAAAGCTCTACTTGGCTCGATTACAGCCCTAATGgcaaatatttaaaattgatgtatTTAAtcatgcatataattttttcacCCCACCTGCAATTATGCCTCcctttcacattttttattagaatgaCGAATTTCTCAAGTGACCAAAACTCATCTTCTTAATGGTCAAAATTAGAAATTCATATCAATGCCAAAACTCAGATAAGTAGGagacaaattttcttttgaagttgCCATGCATACAATGCTTGAATCCAAAAATTATGTTGATGTTCCACCCTTTAGGGCACTACGTGTAGCTTCAccaaaattactttttggttatttttagtgAGATAATTTGGTGAAAAATGGCtaaaaattctcattttcaGCTTCACCACTTTGatagaaaaaacaaatagtGAGTGAACAGTTTTCACTATTTatagtgagtactattcacttaccaattgaattaaaaaaaaaaaaaaaagatttttctctcccattttttcttttatgtttatttttcttcctttaatagttaaagaaataataaataattttttgaaaaatagtatttaaatgaaataatgaaagtgaattgttaaaatagtgagactggatgctttaaaaaagtgagcaattaaaatataaaaaagaaatatacttttgattattttgatgagtaaaatttggtgagactGCTAATAATGTTCTTACAATCGAAAGAAATCCCAAAAACTGTCAATCAAGTTGGATTGAAGATCTAAAAATGCATTTGGCCTAAGTTGACGTTGGTACTAAATGGTGGTCACCTATAATATGCAtgagattaattaattatttaacttaTTTTAGATACCCTGTTAGGAAAAGAACAAGAGACACAGCCAATTTATA
This window encodes:
- the LOC132180053 gene encoding epsin-3; the protein is MGSPLIDQFKRQASSFLQEKYKTARLTFTDVTESELLAEEVTTNDPCSPDARTMTRIAEASFGIDDYWRIVDILHRRLYSIDWKRWRQSYNSLVFLEFLLTHGPEDFAAEFQCDTFVIQELGTFNHTDEKGFNWGVRMKKKSDEILKLLGGGEKLKEARLKALKVTREIQGFGGSMTSSPNSSSSEASTFSSFLSCSTTTTPTWNDINELNKFQLPFLEKESPESTNFSAKNKNVEGSHLWDCPEIQETGSLLDPEDVGGGKTDGVISGICSKLVGISPSKGYNNGEKVGFRSVSDAGRTMKKKYDRQHSLWY